GAAACCGAGGAACGCCATGAACGGGAACTGCGGGAACTGCGGGCTCAGCTTACGCGCATGCAGCCAGCTCAGGAAGCCGCTCCGCAGCCGAAGAAGCCGGAAATCTGGGAAGATCCCAACGGTTTCATCCAAAGCGAGCTGACACCAGTTCAGCAGCAGATCGCAGAAATGCGGGAAGAACTGTGGGAAAACAAGGCAGTCAGCAGGCATACCCCGGAAGTCGTCAGTGCGGCGAAGGAGGCGGCCGAAAAGCTGTTCGGAACACCCCAGGGAGCGGAACTCCATCGGCGCATCACAGCGTCAGGTAATCCGTTCGACAATCTGGTGGCATGGCACAAAGAGCAGACGATCTCATCGGAAACAGGCGGCGACCTCGAGGCGTACAAAAAGCGCGTCATTGAGGAATACCTAGCCGCCGGCAATCAGCCACAGCAGCTCCAACCATCCCCCACACCGGCTCCGGCCGCCTTACCAACGTCCTTCGCGGGCGCCCCATCTGCGGGGCCTCGCGGTGGACCGGAGTATGGCGGCCCGCGGCCTCTCTCGGAAATTATGAAGAGGTAACCTGCAATGGCAGAAACTCGCGTTACCGACGGCCTGTCTCCCACAATCTGGGACGATCAGTTCTCCGTCGAATTCTTCCAGCGTAATCCGTTCTCGGCCTACGCTGGCACCGGCTCCGACAACCCGATCGTGATGAAGGAAGACTTTGCCTCCAAGCAGGGCAACGGCATCACCATCGAATTCATCACTAACCTCGATCGCGGCTCGATCCGTGGACGCCAGCCTCTGCGCGGCCATGAAGACAAGCTCGGCGAGTTCGGCGACAAGGTCTCCTGGGACATGCGCAAGAAAGGCATTTCCCTTCACGAGCTCGACGTCGACCTTGCTGCAATCGATCTGCGCAAGGCGTCGAAGGGTGCGCTCAAGACCTGGGCTGACGAGGACGTCAAGTTTGAGGTGATCGACCGGCTGCAGGACGTCGGCCAGAACCTCGACGTCGCCTATGTCGACGCCACGGCAGCCGACAAGAACACTTGGCACACCAACAACAAGGATCGGGTGCTCTACGGCAACTCGCTCGGCAACTACACCGCCGGGAACCATGCCGCCTCGCTGGCAAACATCACGGCAGCGGGCGGCAAGTTTACCAAGGACAGCGTTTCGCTGATGAAGCGTGTTGCCCTTGCCGCCCGTCCGCGCATCACTCCGACCAGCATTCAGGACGACGAAAACCGTCGCTTCTTCGTCTGCTTCGTCGGCTCGCTGGAGATGCGCGATTTTGTCGCCTCGCTCAATGAGTCCGAACGCCAGCAGTCTGTTGCCCGTCGTTCGGAAGGGATGTTCCTCGGCGGCGACCGCGAATGGGATGGCGTCATCGTCCATGAGGTCGACGACATGCCGATCCTGGCCGGCCTTGGCAACACCGGCGTCAATGTCCAGCCGGCTATCCTGCTGGGCAATGAAGCGCTCGGCTGGGGTCTCAAGGCCCGCTATTCGTCCCGCGAGCAGAAGGACGATTACGACCAGGTCACCGGCCTCGGCATGATCGGCAAGTGGGGCATGAAGAAGCTCGGCTACACGATCGGCGACGCCGGCAAGACCGTGCTGCTCGCCGACGGCAGCTCCACCAACGTCTTCGGCAAACAGCGCGGCATCGTCAACGGCTTCTTTGCCGCCACCGGCGACTGATCAGGAAAGGATCTGAACATGCCCAATCCTATTTTCACCAACGCCATCAAGCACCCGGAAGACGCGGGTGTGGGCGTGTGGCGCCGTCGTATCCCGTTCGGCCAGGCCGGTTTCGGGACCAACGGCGTGCCGGTCGTCAACCTCGAGAAGGGCTGCATTGTGCTGCGGGCATACGTCCGCATTCCGACAGCCTTCAACGCTGGAACGACCAACGTTCTGACCCTTGGCACGGCTGCCGTCCCTGACAGCCTTGTGACGAGCGCCAACGCTGCCCCGGCGGCTACCGGCTTCAAGCAGGGCACTGGCGTGGATATCGGCACGGAACTGGCAAACGATACTCAGTTCTACGCCAAATTCACCCAGACCGGCACTCCGGCCACGGCCGGCGAGGCGGAGTTCATCGTCGAGTTCTGCAACCCGCGCAACTGGGCGCATTACGGGTCGAGGAGCCAGGGCTGATGGCAAAGGTCAGATACATCGACCATGACGGCGCCGCCGATGAGGTGAAAATCTTCGGCGTTGTCTTCAAGGATGGCGAGGTGACCGAAGTCAGCAATGACGTCGCGATCCGCCTGTTTGGTAACCGCTATTTCGAGGCTGCCGATAAAGAAACGGCGTCCGAGAACGATGACGTAACGCTCGAGGCCGTTCATCGCGGTCGCGGAACCTATGCCATCATCAGCGGCGACAAGGTCGTGAAAGACGGCCTGTCGAAGGAAGACAGCGAAGCGTTCAACGCCATGTCCGATGAGGACAAGGCCGAATACGTCAATTAACGACAGGAGCGTGGCAACATGAAAACCAGAAACGATTTGATTATTGCCACGCTCGAACTTCTTCAGGCGGACAGTGGCGCAGGGCAGGACCCGGCGCCCGAAGACGTCGTGGCGATCGAGAGCATCATCGATGGCAAGCTCGCCGAGCTGAACCGCCGGAACATCTATTGGGCCAATGATCCGAATGGATTCGATGATGAGGATATCGATCCGCTAGCCATCATCCTCGCCAATACCGCAGCGCCGAAGTACGGGCAGCCGCGTAATCCGCAATCGCTGATGGCAGCAGAGAACACGTTGCGCGAGATGCAGAATTCCGATCACCTCGGCGTCGATGTCAGGCCCTCGCAGTATTTCTGATGACAGACATCGTATTTCCGAACAGCACATCGCCTGGCGCGCGCGCCGGCGAGGGGTCCGGCCGGCTGATCAACTGCTATGCCGAACCGCTTGAAAGCGGGGCAAGAGCATCGTTCGCCCGCCGGCGCGTTCCCGGATTGACCCGCCTTACGATAAGCGCCTATCTGGGCTGCCGTGGATGTCACTACTACAACGGCGATCTGTTCATTGCCCAGGTAAACCGGCTCATTCGCGTCAACCAGGTTGGCAGCGCCTTCGTCGCTGTGGACCTCGGCCTGTTGCCTGGCAGCGGGCGCGTCACCTTCGCCCACAACAACAAGGCACCTGTTGCCGACATCGTATGCGTGACGGAAAATGGTGCGTTCATCGTGAAGCGGGACGCGTCGCCAGCTTCATTTACGGATCCCGATCTACCGCAGCCGGTGACGGTCACGTTTCTTGACGGATATTTCGTATTTGCGATCCGAGATGGCCGGTTTTTCACTTCCGGCATCAACGATATCACCATCAACGCCCTCGATTTCGGCAAGGCTGAAAGCCATTCTGGCGGCATATTGCAGGCAATGGCGTTCGGTGAGCAGCTCATGCTTATGGGGCCGTCGTCGATCGAGTTCTGGCAGAACGCAGGCAACGCAACAGGAACGCCTTTCTCGCGAGCATCGGTGCAATCAAGGGGATTGGCCGCAACCTTCGCCCTGGCCGGTACCGAATACGGTTTCTCAAGCCTGATCTTCATTGCTGACGACAACGGGGTTTACCGGCTCGACGGCGGATACACCCCCGTCAAGATTTCGAACCGGGATCTTGATCGCCTCGTTGCCGGCGTTGCCGACAAGACCCTTCTCGACGTGACGGTCTCGATAACAGAGGGCCACGCTTGGGCAACGGTCACCGGTCCCGACTTCTCGTGGACGTATGAGCTTGCATCAGGCTTCTGGCATGAGCGCGCCAGCTACCTCGACGATCACTGGCGCGGCGTTTGCTCCGCCCAGGCTTTCAGCGGCTGGGTGATCGGAGACCGGACGACTGGCGATATCTGGATGCTAGATGCCAACGCCATGACTGAAGGCAGCAATCCTGTCGTCATGCAGGCCATATCGCTGCCGGCGCTGAGTTTCCCGAACAGGGTTGCCATAAGCCGAACCGATTTCGATTTCATCGTCGGGCAAGGATTGGTGACCGGACTGGATCCCATCGAGGTCGATCCGGTCTGCCTTATTTCGTGGTCGGATGACGGCGGCGCGACCTACGGCACGCCCCTCAAGCGCAGCTTGGGACGCCTTGCCAAGTATCAGACCCGGATCACCGTCAACCGCGCCGGCATGGCGGGGCCGTATGGACGGGTTTGGAAGATCGAGATTGCCGATCCGATCTATGTCTCGGTGCTGGCAGGCGCAATGGATGGAGCTTTGAGGTCGAAATGAGCACTAATCTTGTTGCGCTTCCACCCTTACCGCCTCCGACCGCCCAGTTGGTCGACCCAACAACGGGCATGATCTCCCAGGCGTGGTTTCAGTACCTGAAGCGCGTCGACGACCACATTCGCGACATTGAACGGCGCCTGACCGCCGGAGGGCTATAAGCATGGGATTTCTTAGCAGTTTGACGGGCGGCGACATCGGCAAGGCATCGCTCAAAGCACTTAATCAAAACAAGAATTTGCTGACGGGCTTTCAGACGACCGGCAACAACATCATCAATACTGGCGAAGACAAGTCGGCGACGGCGATCAATGCCGGGATCGACGGTTATCAGCCGTGGGTCGATAGCGGCACTGCCGCAAACACCATGTACGACAACGCTATCGGCCTGAACGGTGCCGACGGCAACACGGCGGCCACCAGCGCGTTCCATACATCGCCGGGTTATGACTTCGCCGTTGATCAAGGAACGACTGCAGCGCTGCGCGGTGCGTCAGCGGCCGGCATGCTGAGTTCCGGCAATACTCTGACGGCGCTGACGGATTACGGGCAGGGCAAGGCCGATCAGGAATACGGCTCCTGGCTAGACCGGCTGAGCGGCGCTTCGTCTCAGGGTCTGACAGCAGCCGGCGGCCAGGCATCGGGTGATACCGCGCTGGCCGGGCTCTATCAGGGCACTGCAGACGACCGGCTCGGGCTCGAAAGCGGAGTGACACAGGGCCTCGAGGGCATCAACACCGATACAGCCCTAGTCAAAGAGCAGCAGACGGCGAACAAGGGCAGCTTCCTGAGCGGCCTGCTCGGTACTGGCCTCAGTCTCGGCACCAAGGCGCTGACAGGAGGGCTCTTCTGATGACTGTCGCTCTTCCTCAGGCAAACCTGTCGTGGCTCACTCAGCTGGGCTCTCTTGGCAAGCAACAGCAGGGCAACGGCTACTTCCCGCCCGCGCCGGCTGCAGCAGGCAATATCGCCGCCCCGACGCAAACCGGCAGCTTCCTTCAGAACATGCTCACTCGGCTGCCGGCCAATCAGGTCGCAACAAACCCGCTCTATCAGCCCAACATGCGGCTCGGAGGCTAACAGATGGCTATTGCAAGTCTCCGCGTCCCGATCTCCGCCCTTCCTTCGGCGGCCGGCAGTACCTCGTGGCTCGACGCGTTGAATACGTCAGTGGGCGGAGCCCTCGACAAGGCATCGCAGGACAAGGCGCTGGCGCGGCTTGGTGACGCAACCGTGACGGGGCAGTTGGCTCCGAATCAGGGGTTCCTTTCAAAGTTGTTCGGTGGTCAGCAGCAGGGCGCTGCGGCTCCTGCCGTGGCCCCGCAGGCTGCTGCAGTTCCGGCATCAGCTGCACAGCCTCAGATGGCTAAGGTTGCTCCAGTCAGCCTCCCTGCCGCCGCGCCCGATGACACGCCGCTTGGCGGGTATCTTTCGGATCCGACAAGACGCGCAACGCTGCCTGCTGGCATGCGAAACAACAACCCGGGCAATATCAAGTTCGTCGGTCAGAACGTTCCGGGCATCGTTGGCCCATCGCAGAACACCGACGAAGGCGACCCACAGGCTGTCTTTGCCACGCCAGAGGCTGGTA
This genomic interval from Rhizobium tumorigenes contains the following:
- a CDS encoding DUF4043 family protein codes for the protein MAETRVTDGLSPTIWDDQFSVEFFQRNPFSAYAGTGSDNPIVMKEDFASKQGNGITIEFITNLDRGSIRGRQPLRGHEDKLGEFGDKVSWDMRKKGISLHELDVDLAAIDLRKASKGALKTWADEDVKFEVIDRLQDVGQNLDVAYVDATAADKNTWHTNNKDRVLYGNSLGNYTAGNHAASLANITAAGGKFTKDSVSLMKRVALAARPRITPTSIQDDENRRFFVCFVGSLEMRDFVASLNESERQQSVARRSEGMFLGGDREWDGVIVHEVDDMPILAGLGNTGVNVQPAILLGNEALGWGLKARYSSREQKDDYDQVTGLGMIGKWGMKKLGYTIGDAGKTVLLADGSSTNVFGKQRGIVNGFFAATGD